In a single window of the Nicotiana tomentosiformis chromosome 8, ASM39032v3, whole genome shotgun sequence genome:
- the LOC138897206 gene encoding uncharacterized protein produces the protein MAITTRSGKGGDAPTSNQQKLVDDEQVVQEDEIPDNVVKANEEVRIVIDDNVEKAQEEVNPSRDHIVDIPEPVVQKAKALMPRPPPPYPQRLAKENGENQFKKFIDMMKSLSINVPLVESLEQIPSYAKFMKDLVTKKRSMNFETIKMTHQVSEIVHSMAHKLDDPDTFMIPCIVGSAEFAKALCDLGANVLVRVDKFILPTDFVILDREVNYEVPIILGRPFLATGKALVDVEAGELTSRVGDEKVVFHVCKSMRKPNSKEVCSFVDLVTNVIIDETSDVMNVDDTLEVILLNFDDDEMDGFMECRLYIGGAIKEEEGYWMDIGGYSVDKPHILHAQD, from the exons atggccattactacaaggagtggaaaaggtggggatgcacCTACCTCGAATCAACAGAAGCTTGTGGATGACGAGCaagtggttcaagaagatgagatcccGGACAATGTGGTGAAAGCAAATGAGGAAGTGCGGATTgttattgatgacaatgtggagaaagctcaagaggaagtgaacccgtctagggatcacattgttgacataccggaaccggtagtgcaaaaggctaaggcactaatgcctaggcctcctcctccatatcctcaaaggctagCCAAggaaaatggcgagaatcaattcaaaaagtttattgacatgatgaagagcctATCTatcaatgtgccattggttgaatCCTTGGAGCAAATACccagttatgcaaagtttatgaaggatttagtgacAAAGAAGcgatcgatgaattttgaaactataaaaatgactcatcaagtgagtgaaattgtgcattcaatggctcataAGTTGGATGATCCCGACACTTTCATGATTCCTTGTATCGTTGGgagtgccgagtttgcaaaagctctttgtgatcttggggcaa atgtattggttcgtgttgataaatttattcttccgacggattttgtcattcttgatcGTGAGGTTAATTATGAGGTGCcaattattcttggtagacctttccttgctacggggaaggccctggttgatgttgaagccggagaacttacCTCAcgagttggtgatgaaaaagtggttttccatgtgtgtaagtctatGCGGAAACCCAATAGCAAAGAGGTGTGTTCTTTCGTAGACTTGGTGACCAATGTGATTATAGATGAAACAAGTGatgtgatgaatgttgatgatacattGGAGGTCATCTTGCTAaactttgatgatgatgaaatggatggcttcatggaat gtagactctacattggcggtgctataaaagaggaagaaggctattggatggacattggcggatattcggtgGATAAGCCtcacattttgcatgcacaagattaa
- the LOC138897207 gene encoding uncharacterized protein encodes MSNLSKLEFVALDISGKSYMSWVLDAEIHLDVMGLADIIKDKNQSSNQDRAKAMIFIRHHLNEGLKMEYLTVKDPFILWNNLKDRYNYLKMQYREMGFKKYSKLISHLLIAEQHNGLLMKNHESRPTGSYPFHEVNEINFHQAKYGRGRGPRHGHGRGQGRNFNHGNNNAQKNPPHHQQLKRKEQKHEAVQATNAENACYRCGGKWH; translated from the exons atgtcaaatctttctaaacttgaatttgtagccctggatatatcgggcaaaagctacatgtcttgggtgcttgatgctgaaattcatcttgatgtgatgggtctggcagacatcatcaaggacaaaaatcaatcATCAAACCAAgatcgtgccaaagcaatgatattcataCGCCATCACCTTAatgaaggcttgaaaatggaatatctcactgttaaagatccattcatactgtggaataatttgaaagatagatataactacctgaagatg caatatcgagagatgggattcaaaaaatattctaaacttatctcacatcttcttatagctgagcaacataatgggctattaatgaaaaatcatgaaagccgacctactggttcttatcCATTCCATGAAGTGAATGAGAtaaacttccaccaagctaagtaTGGAAGAGGTCGTGGCCCCAGACATGGTCATGGTCGTGGTCAGGGAAGAAActttaatcatggtaataataatgcacaaAAGAATCCTCCTCACCACCAACAGttgaaaaggaaggaacaaaagcatgaagcggtgcaagcaacaaatgcagaaaatgcctgctatagatgtggaggaaaatggcACTAG